A single Mytilus trossulus isolate FHL-02 chromosome 12, PNRI_Mtr1.1.1.hap1, whole genome shotgun sequence DNA region contains:
- the LOC134692779 gene encoding G-protein coupled receptor 157-like, translating into MKKLMENVTINATRIPTSNDTEHANLLAVFAADISLTIIACTLSFLGSIFIFTAYCVVDSLRPENETRRLLIYLTVSDLVVAIGNFIGTIRFIAIYGRTPIYSISARLYTFSDEELVSDNVCVVQSFIRTTGSMWSFCWNTAIAIHLCVALVYCRHGTWSWKVKIFCHSVCWILPLSIAIAAAKCEVLGGDFTGTWCWIKSSLSKSDQITWMIISGIGWELVSYFVTCIMFLFLKGYMWRQKTRFNQRRFNDVSLRLRAEDENYLYLWLIGYLLRIWGTVRFFLFVSGNFSNDKPYAGINFALLHLESFGDSSKAFFTFLLFCIADKRTRQLLWNKICCRRRGYEEILQSINAESNYNNSVNEPL; encoded by the exons ATGAAAAAACTAATGGAGAATGTGACAATTAATGCAACGAGGATTCCGACGTCCAATGATACCGAACATGCTAATCTTTTGGCTGTATTTGCTGCGGATATTTCTTTGACCATCATTGCTTGCACGTTGTCATTTTTGGGatccatatttatttttacggCTTATTGCGTCGTTGACAGTTTACGGCCTGAAAATGAAACGAGACGGCTGCTTATATATTTAACTGTTTCGGATTTAGTAGTTGCCATCGGAAACTTTATTGGAACTATACGATTTATTGCTATTTACGGCAGGACACCTATTTATAGTATTTCTGCTAGATTATATACGTTTTCTGACGAAGAACTGGTGAGTGATAATGTTTGTGTTGTTCAGAGTTTCATACGAACAACAGGATCTATGTGGTCATTTTGCTGGAACACAGCAATTGCCATACATCTATGTGTTGCCTTGGTTTATTGTAGACATGGGACATGGTCGTGGAAGGTGAAAATATTCTGTCATTCAGTGTGTTGGATTCTTCCTC TTTCGATAGCAATAGCAGCAGCCAAATGTGAAGTTTTAGGTGGAGATTTCACTGGTACCTGGTGTTGGATTAAGTCGTCTTTGTCAAAGAGCGATCAGATAACATGGATGATTATATCTGGTATAGGATGGGAGTTAGTTTCGTATTTTGTGacatgtataatgtttttatttctgaaagGATATATGTGGCGTCAG aaaacaAGATTCAATCAACGCCGATTTAACGACGTCTCTCTTCGACTGAGGGCTGAAGATGAAAACTACCTTTACTTGTGGTTGATCGGATATCTTCTCCGGATCTGGGGGACAGTGCGCTTCTTTTTATTTGTGTCTGGAAATTTTTCAAACGACAAACCTTACGCTGGCATAAATTTTGCACTATTGCATCTAGAAAGTTTTGGTGACAGTTCGAAGGCATTTTTTACGTTTCTCTTATTTTGCATTGCTGACAAAAGAACTAGACAACTGCTGTGGAACAAAATATGCTGTAGAAGACGCGGTTATGAAGAAATTTTACAAAGTATCAATGCGGAGTCAAATTATAATAACAGTGTAAATGAACCCTTATAA